Proteins co-encoded in one Apodemus sylvaticus chromosome 6, mApoSyl1.1, whole genome shotgun sequence genomic window:
- the Zbtb42 gene encoding zinc finger and BTB domain-containing protein 42 gives MEFPEHGVRLLGRLRQQRELGFLCDCTVLVGDARFPAHRAVLAACSVYFHLFYRDQPASSRDTVRLNGDIVTVPAFSRLLDFMYEGRLDLHSLPVEDVLAAASYLHMYDIVKVCKGRLRKKDPDLETRTLGTELPGQPPHPLPSWSPAFCQSTPKAKPSSLGVKAAHPLPTFGPPSWQVAEESSGALDLSLKPSPRPEQVHPPCLLQTSLCSSIQQGAQPLVKAEQDSFSEQDSSSPQSADRSPPVCASAAQGLAVDVEPLHIQGPGSQQLGLHAEPVVDSEELAPSRHLCVCPLCCKLFPSTHALQLHLSAHFRERDSVRTRLSPEGAVPTCPLCSKTFSCTYTLKRHERTHSGEKPYTCVQCGKSFQYSHNLSRHAVVHTREKPHACRWCERRFTQSGDLYRHVRKFHYGLVKPLLV, from the coding sequence ATGGAGTTCCCGGAGCACGGCGTACGGCTGCTGGGCCGCCTGAGGCAGCAGCGCGAGCTGGGGTTCCTGTGCGACTGCACTGTCCTGGTGGGCGACGCGCGCTTCCCTGCGCACCGTGCTGTTCTGGCCGCGTGCAGTGTCTACTTCCATCTCTTCTACAGGGATCAGCCCGCGAGCAGCCGTGACACAGTGCGGCTCAACGGCGACATCGTCACGGTACCCGCCTTCAGCCGCCTGCTGGACTTCATGTACGAGGGCCGCCTGGACCTGCACAGCCTACCTGTCGAAGACGTCCTGGCTGCCGCCAGCTACTTACACATGTATGACATCGTCAAGGTCTGCAAAGGCAGGCTCAGAAAGAAGGACCCAGATCTGGAGACCCGTACGCTGGGGACAGAGCTTCCTGGGCAGCCACCACACCCCCTGCCTTCCTGGTCCCCTGCCTTCTGCCAATCTACACCGAAGGCCAAACCCTCATCTCTAGGGGTCAAGGCTGCCCATCCCCTGCCAACATTTGGACCTCCATCTTGGCAGGTTGCAGAGGAGTCAAGTGGGGCCCTGGACCTGTCACTGAAGCCTAGCCCAAGACCGGAACAGGTCCACCCACCCTGTCTCCTCCAGACATCCCTCTGCAGCTCCATACAGCAAGGGGCCCAGCCTCTGGTGAAGGCTGAGCAGGATTCGTTCTCAGAACAAGATAGCAGCAGCCCGCAGAGCGCGGACAGATCACCACCAGTCTGTGCTTCTGCAGCCCAAGGCCTGGCAGTGGATGTGGAGCCACTGCACATCCAAGGGCCAGGCAGCCAGCAGCTCGGGCTGCATGCAGAGCCGGTGGTGGACAGCGAAGAGCTGGCTCCCAGCAGGCACCTTTGCGTCTGCCCGCTGTGCTGCAAGCTGTTCCCCAGCACCCACGCGCTGCAGCTGCATCTCAGCGCCCACTTCCGGGAGCGGGACAGCGTCCGGACCAGGCTCTCCCCCGAGGGGGCCGTGCCCACGTGCCCCCTCTGCAGCAAGACCTTCTCCTGCACGTACACACTGAAGAGGCACGAACGGACACACTCTGGGGAGAAGCCCTATACATGCGTGCAGTGCGGCAAGAGCTTCCAGTACTCACACAACTTAAGCCGGCATGCCGTGGTGCACACGCGGGAGAAGCCCCATGCCTGCCGCTGGTGTGAGCGCCGATTCACACAGTCTGGTGACCTGTACCGCCATGTCCGCAAGTTCCACTATGGCCTGGTCAAGCCCTTGCTTGTGTGA